Part of the Acomys russatus chromosome 19, mAcoRus1.1, whole genome shotgun sequence genome, cctatgactgttcctgagggggattacctccccctatatattctcatagggtatcaagtctcttcttggctacttgctgttcttcctctgagtgccaccaggtctccccctccaggggacatggtcaaatgtgaggcaccatagtaagtgagaaagtcatatcacactctccactcaactgtggagaatattctgaccattggctagatatgggtaggggtttaaagtttacctcctgtattgcccttggctggtgccttagtttgagcgggacccctgggcccaaatctgcctatcatattgtagCTCTACAAGCTCTGTTTTTTTAGttgatctttttttcttcaaactcaGGGTGCCTctcaaatttaatttttgaataaCTTAGGATCATAAGTATTGGCCATTGTAGAATTTTCTTTATCGTTTCTATTGTATCTCCGCCTCATGCTGAGGCATGTAAGGTTTCGATCAACTGAGCAACATTCAGTACAGTTGCATGGATGGGAGGCAGTGCCTTATTAACCTCTTCATAATCCACAGCCATCATTCATTACTCATCCTGTTTCATCACTGCCACAGAAGAGCTTTCTACCCCGTAGATACAAAGCAAAGCTGGCTCTCTGTCTTAAGCCTGACCTGGTACCCAGAGGGGCTCTGCTCTATCATCATTTTCCTCAACAGGTGACGCCCCACGCCAGACAGGCTCTCGTATAGGAGTGAAGCATCCCTtgctttatttatattaaaaggcACTGGCCCAGATGAACAATCTCTAAATCTAGAATGCGCTTTTGATTGAGAGAAAGGTATTTATTGTATTATAGTGGTGAATTGCTTAGTCCTGGGGCAAGCTTGGTGTTTCTGACCTGTACTTCTCCCTCGGCCACTACTTTAAGGTTTTGGTGGACAGCTGCTCCCGTTTTTAGGACTTTAAAAGCTTACAAGCAATGATTaggcttgttctctctcttttttttctatagcAAACACAGCTTGAAATAAATGGCCTTAGCCCTCTATAAAGCCAATTTGCACCCATTTTTATGGAGGCAATATTATCTGATAagtattatggttttttttttataaatcctAAAAGCCACAggagcacccccccacacacacaccgtgtaCTAAGGTTCCAGAGAAATAACATCTTGCTTAATTCTGTGGTTAACACAGTCCTATCTTGTTCATTGGACCTTCCATTAAACATCACCTCTCTCATTCCCAGTTCTGCCAGGAATGCATTTCcctttattggtttcttttttaaaaattaataataatttgttcattttgcatcctgactgtagcccctTTGCCAGTCAcctccttctcccaccctccctccctcatccctcctaCCCCAtctcctcagagaggaggagccctccttcccccaacatctgacctcagactgTCAAGTCTCCtttggactgcctgtatcctcttgcTCTGTTGCCCGGCAAGGCTGCCCCTCAAGGGAGTAATGATCAATGACCGGGCACCAGAGCACATGTGAGAAATAGTCTCTACTCACCATATTTTGGAACCCTCagagagactgtgctgcttacttactacatctgagcagagggtctaggtcctcaccatgcacagTTCTTGGTCGGTGCATCAGTCCCTGCCGCACCTACCGgttccacccagatttgttggctctattggttttcttgtggagcttttGTCCCCTCAAGGtctttctatctcccaactcttccacaagaatcCCCTCTGTGCTCTATCcggaagtttggctgtgagtctcagcatctgcttgggtcccctgcttggtggagtctttcagaggacctctatgaatGGCCCTTGTCTTATTCCTTCCCTTCAAATTCCTCCGGTGTCCATTCTATTTTCcgttctgaatgagaattaaggaCTCTCCCTAGGgacctccttgttatttagcttctttagtcTGCGTATTAGAGTGTGCTTTTCCTGTAGTATGTTGCTAGTATCCCTTATAAGTATataacatgcatgtctttctgggtctcggttacctcactcaggatgataatttctagttccattcatttgtgtgcaaaatttgagatttcttttgggtaaatgtaccacagtttctttatccatccttcattTGAGGGAcctttaggttgtttccagattctggctattatgaacaaagctgttTTAAACATAGTTGACCAAGTGTCGAtggtgtatggtggagcatcgttTGGGATAGTCTCAGGAttgatatagctggatcttgcgtagaactatttccaattgtgtgagaaagtgtcagattgattcccaaagtgttttttttttttaacaagttttcagtcccaccagcaatggaggagagagTAGAACTTTATGTGGACCTCCTCCTATCTAAAGATTTAAAAGTATTAAATGGAGTTAATTATTTCTGAGGAAAAGAAATTGGATGTTTCCTTCAGTGGTATAACTACTAGCAAGTTGAAcctatttatgaaaataaacaaacatattaacaaataaatagaagtaaTACATGAAAGTCAGTCTAGTTGGGAAGTAAAGAGGTTGGAATAAGGGGGTATGGAACAGAGAAATTAATTATACACGATTATGTTCAAAATACCTCAGAATGTTTAAACCTAGTATATTAGGCACTTTAATTTGTAAACctcatatataataataatgaaaatcttGACTATTTAgccagcaaactgtctctgtcatcttctcatttggcaagctgctaacctgcactccctgtgtactcaggtaatcaattttattctttctcaagtctctgatggggttgaagatcagatagtttagttttacaattaagtgtagttgtttagggcttaagggGTTTTTTAaataggtctagatagatgttttaagttgataatgatgagatatgacagatattgatttacattcggaaTTGTAGatataccaagataggaaatgtgtttcttcaaggctgcccaatacaaatagccaaaacactaaggatgttttgtggttcttcttgttgtgggtattttattgtatatatgtgtaataatataggtaaaaaataataaaatctttaaaatgttttaaattctagTTTTGTGGCTTATGTCAGGACAATCTTCTTGTCAGTATATTTAATGATAATAAGTTCCAACGGAGCAGACAGCTAAGCCTCAGTTGCATGTCTCATCATATACCACAAAGGCCACATATTTTGTGCCAGAAACTGTTTACAATCACATCTGTACTTTGGATTTCTTCAATATATTTACTCTATGTTCTGAAGACATGTTTTGAATATTTCCTTACTTACAGGGTGATCCTATTTACTTATGAGGTGTGTTACTCAACATTtcgtttttttaattttattttattaatttattcttattacatcacaatggttatcccatcccttgtatcctcccattgtttcctccctcccattttccccttactcccctcctctcaACATTTCATAAATGAAGTTTGCAACCCTTGTGGTTTTCCCAAGAGGAACACTGCTCTCAAATTGACTGGTCTCTGTTATAAGTATTATTACTAAGCAGGAACAACACAAGtgtgactatttaaaaaaaaaacaagcattcaAAACCAAAGTGGAAGGATGGCCACATAAGGATTTCCTGACCGACCTACTGAATCAGATGGCACACcatccattttattattattagctgGCAAATGGGTTGAGTCCTCATACTCATCTTTGGTTTTATTCTCTCCTTTGGTGCCAAGTATGAGGGAACTTTTCTTGGTGTGATGTGAGTGAGTATCTGGTCCTTCCAGATAGACAGTgatgaaagaacaaagaaataccCCACCAAAAAATGGTGGTGTGATGAGTCAGGCTGTCTGCTTTGTTTATTTACAGCATTATGGATAAGGGTTAGTTAACAGAATGTAGGCAGCTGGCCCACttggggagccagagacagaaagatttctgtgagttcatggccagtctggtctataagcAAGTactggacagccagggccacatggagaaaccctgtctcaataaaacaaaaataataaaaacataagaaaacaaaacaaaacaaaaagcaaaacaaaacaaaacaaaaaataaagaaaagagattgtGGGAAACTAATAGGTTACTGCACTTCTGGAGAGAGTTACCCTGACACAGAAATTTTTTTACCAAAAATATCTTTGGGTAGGAGATGGACTTAATGAAACACTTGTAGAATACTCAGTATTTCCCTATTTTTCCAGTCTGTTGTCCCATGCTGGCCCTGCAATTTATGGTAAATAGTGTTTTTCCTGTGACCATGGCAGACTTCTGGAATGAAAGAAGCTGCATTGGTTAAAAGAGTGCTGGGAAGTACGCAGCTGTTGCTACACTGGTATTTGCCAGCTACCTGGTAACTTTATTTAGGATAGTTAAACACACAGTTAAAATGGTaggtgtatttaaaaaaaaaagcacagaactGCTTATCAGTGCAAGAATGGTTTGAGTGTCTCTGGTCTCAGAATATGAGCTAGGAACCAGAACTATGTGAATGTTTTGGACTCTCTACTTGTGGTTTGGCAGGATAATCACCATGGCACCACTGGTCCACTGCACGAATCCCAAATATGATCCAGGttaagaagtattttttttttttggtctcctcAGAAGAAGTAACACAATTGGCCATACTTACACTCACAGATTTTACACCAACCAAGAATTTGGAATATATAAGAAGATTGCTAGCAAATTTGGTAAATCAGTCTTTCATCATAATACAAAATTATTGTACGTGAATAGGAACTTCCTTAACTCGACTGAATAAATTCTGAAAGAATTAATGAAGGTGGTAATTaaactttaaacatattttattttctgtttctcctcagagaaacATACTAAATATTGAAAAGACGTCAGTGATCATTTCCCAGAGTGTTTCATCTAGATACTAGTGTTTGTCATGATGATACAAGTATCTTTGGGAAAACAATGTGGGAAAATCCACATGCTGTCAACAGAGGATCTTGAATAATAACTCAAGATTATCCAAGtgtatttgagattttttttaagagaaaagaaaaccattaagGGGGGAGTAGGTGGTCACCTCAAAATTGCTGATGTAAGATAACAGGAATAGTCAGAGATGATACTCATTCTTTTATCCTTTATTCAAAAGATTGTTTCATCATGTGCTACATTGTGGTATTGATGGAGATACATAGTATCACCAACATTGAGAATGAGCATTTCTAGATCATTTGGGATGAAGTGTCAGGACCGCATGGGAGAAGTAAACCCAGAagtgataaaggaaaagagttgGAGTCATATGAAAGAGAAGcctgaaataaattttttttttaaatgctgttgggtctggagggaaaagagaagtgtGAGGTTGAACTGTAAGGAAAGCTCCATCTGGTAGGTCTGAAAACTCTTAGGTTATGAGGTTCCATCATTCGTGTCTATGTGTAAGTCACTCAGTGAACATGGAGGGCTTACAGTGTCTGCTGCTTCTATGGTCTATGGAGAAAACACACCAGTGTCCTAGGCTCCTGAAAGAGAACGGCCAACGGCCACAGAGGACTTTTGATTGAACACTGTTGCGACTCAGAGGAATCCAGAAGATTTTGAACAGCGTAACAAGAGTAGCAAAATAGTGACACAATTGGGTCTCAAGGAAAAGCCATGGTTTTTCCTTAGTTTCATTGGTTTGACATTgatttacttttctctctctctctctctccttcatctgcTTTCTCTTACACCTCTCTTCCATCCtttgctctcccttcccctcaccaCTCCTCTACacttcccctttctgaagactagtgGAGAGGGTATGAcagagggaggggactacaattgggatgtaaagtgaaggaattaaaaaaaaataattctagttCATGTTGGTTTACTCTTTTCCCAGGTGTGCCAGTTTGCGTCCTTCCTGCAATCAGAAGCCTTCCTACCAGAGAACCTGCAattctatttttatacattttggatatgtACTCCTTTACATCATTATGTTTTGAACAGCATTGTTTAGACGTCAACTATTGAGGGATTAGTGACCTAGAAGATAccttgttctttcagagaacttgGGAAttattttcagcacccacatgatggctcacaactatccatgaCACAATTCAAATGTGATATTATTCCTTACGTTGAATTCTAACACACCACAAATGTGCATTGTACAGTaaagcacatgaaataaataataaatacttaaacATTCCTAGTATCTGATTATCTATGTTTTactaagtttctttccattttttaatcATGTAATAGCTGATTGTTCATCTAAATATGAGAAAATAACATTCCCACATGCCACATTGCATTTTCCTAGTGTTGGTCAGTTGTAGTTAAAGAATAGCTGTGCAAACCACTCAGACTCTAGTTCCAGTCAGATATGGAAGATTTACTTAGGGAATGTTCACCCCTCCTCACAAACAAGGCTGATTCAATCAAAGCCCCAGAAAGGACTATGAAACCTAACTCTTTTCCAGAGTCACTTTATATAGCAAAATCCACAATACACTCACCTTATAGACAGTTAGCTCATGTATGGGGGCAGGAGGTGGAACAGGCTGGTCAGTTCTGACTTAAGTGATTTGGCTAACAAGAAGATctaattgtccttggctggtaccaaaGACAGTAAgtgcagtaagcttcaaacccctacccagatctagccaatggacaggacattctccagagttgagtggagagtggggtctgactttcacacaaactctggtgccccatatttgaccacatcccctggatgaggaggcctggtggcactcagaggaagggtagcaggctaccaagaagagacttgataccctatgagcatatacagggggaggaggtccccctcagtcacagtcatagaggaggggagtagggggaaaatggaaggaagggagaaatgggaagatacaagggataggataacaattgagatgtaatatgaataaattaataaaatatatttaaaaacatacagtatataaaaaaaagatcTAATTGATGTTAAGTTTTATTGGTCCTAAATGAGATAAATGAGGCAGTGCCTAGGGCACATCCAAAATATAATCAAGTACGTACATAAAAAGATTGCAGCCAGATAGAATCCAAGTGTGTCAGTAACAAACTATGAGTTTGGACATCGCTGAATAACCTAGTGAAAACTTGACCTTCTGGCAGGAAATGTTTGTGTCAGCTATGAATATAACCGCTTCTTTGAAGCAGAGTTGAAAAGTTAAACAGTTTTAAACTTAATTTCATCTTGTAAACAAAGTGAAAGCTGCATGTAGAAATGGCTTCAGCCAAAAAGCAGGACCCAGCAGGTCATTAATCATCAGTCCATGAGAAAAACAGCCCACCCTAAATTCTGTGCGGTTCccaacacctgaaaactctaagTGTACACCACTATCAGCAACCTCTTGGACATCCTACACACATGCTCATTTTCTCCATTCTAGAATCGGGATTATGGTTTAGCCGAAAGCCAGGGTTGAGTACATTTTATCTATACAACAAATTAATGAATGACTAACAGACATGGATAAGCCCTCATAATAATCATTACAACCTATACATCACAAAATGTAAATTTATCTAGTACTAGAATATTCTAAGTTAAAACAATTGATGGTAGTAGCTTCATACAATACCGTGTTCCAAAGTCTGTTAGCAGATATTAAACCTGCAGTGTGGCTCTGATGTGAGCAGCTCATACCGAATATAAAACaatgcatacaatatatttttaagaggaatgactacacaagaaaaaaaaaatgactcctgCTATTTTGAAGTAACGTAGAGCGTAAAATCCCTGGTATAGTATCTGATGAGCAGAAATGGGGAGAGTGCTGGGAAGCATGCACTCATGGCCACACCAGCATTGCCCAGCCATGCATCTGTTCCAtcttgaaaaggaaaatacaaaattaagatGACAGAGGTTCCGTAAAGCACCACAAAGCTGCTCACTAGAGTAAGAATACTCTGTGTGGCTTTGGTCTCAGGGGATGCGCCACTAGACGTGAATCTGCGGATATGTTGGACCCTCTGCTTATGCCTAAGCAAGATCAACACCATGGAGCTACTGGCCCACATCATGAGTCCCAAACATATGACATCACTGAAGGTCAACAGGACCAGATGTACTATGTAAGATTGTTTGGAGAGTTTTACTACTAAACAGTACACAAACTGTCTAAATTCAGTAAGATTTCCTTTATCTCTCATGTCAGTCACTGTCATGACAATGAAGCTATTTACAAGTAGATACAAGGCCCAGCAGAGACCCAGGGAAGGACCAATGATCCTGGGTGCTCTGACTTTTACCTGGGCCCAGATGGAATTACTGGGGCTGATGGTGATGGCTTGAATGACACTCAGAAGACATGTGGAACCAAGGGATACTCCCCTGGCAACTCTATGGAAATAAAAGACAAGTTTACATGAAACGTCCCCTAGAAAATAtgtctgaccaaaagcagctatTGTCTGAGGGATTCCTTTGACAAGAAGAACTGTGATATTGGCCCAGGTTAGGTGTTTGACAATCAGATCTGTCGGCTTTGCCCTGATCCCAGTGAGGTCAGCGATGATAAAACAGCAAAGCAAGGCTGAGTTCCCCAGCAATCCCAGGACGGTCTGGGACAGGAAGAAGATCCCCAAGGCCAGGTTTCCAGATGCCATTTTCTCGCTTTATGGGCAATGTCACTCAGCATGAGATATCAGGACGAGTATGGAGGCCAATGTCTTCATTGTACATAAAATTCATGCTAGCCAAGAACCACTCAGATACAATAATTTTACATCAGATTTGATATACACTTATATTTGTTcagctgtaaaaataaaatacgtTTAAgagtgtttttagtttttaactttgtgtatgtgttttatatgtCTTATTCACTTTAGTGCATGCGCCTTTGACTATAGAAGTGTTGCAGTCACGCTGTATGCAGTAaaattgtttgttcttttaattactccccatctaatttttaaaaaacatattattcATATTACCATTTTGGGCTCTACTTTACAGATTCCTGTATATTTTTGGAATATTCCATTAACTTCAAAAACATGCTATTGGCATATGTAAtcataaaaaatatcaaaaggtCACAGTGTTAGTCACATGTGAAACACATTCATTTTACATAAACGTGATTGTGATATAACTGCAAAGGCTCATTCAATATTGTgatcacaagcatgaggacttccCCAATTTACTAAATTAAAGTAATATTAACACCAACAATGTAGTCATTATCCTATCACAGTTTGCTAAATATATGGGAAATGAAATTTGAGTACACCTATGTACACAGTATGTAATATTTTCTGTAAAATGGAAAACATGaataatatatgcacacatgggcCTAAAGGAGAAGATGGAAATTGAAGACATGTTTGCAGGTAGAAACTGCAGCAATATAGACATGAATAATCAAACCTGACCATGTGATGCTAAAATATGCAagccacagttgtgtggagagtagggactgactctgacatgaactctggtgcctcatatttgaccgcttcctctgggtggggaggcctgatggtactcaaagaaagaataagcagggtaccaagatgagacttgatagcctatgaccatatagagggggaggaggtcccccacagtTCCCCACGGTCATAGAcataggcgaggggaatagggtgaaagtgggagggagggaggaatgggatgatacaagtgaagggataacaattgggttgtggtctgaataaatttataaaattaaaaaaaataaataccaagtGTCTGATTTTCCCAACACttttatgtacataaataaacCTGAAACCATCACTACTGCTTCTGCacacaaaagaagtaaaaaccGCCGCCTTTCACTGTGCCATTTGGCACCAATGTTTCCAAAAGAAAACTACCAACTTCTGCCTTGACCCAGAGTAAATGAGGCAACGTAAAGTTAAGCAAAGGGGCTCTCAGATCTTTTGATTCTGGTTTCTTGGAGCTTGAGACGATGCCGTGTGTTATAGCTCACTGAGTAGACCTGATAtttgtcttgagagagagagagagagagagagagagagagagagagagagagagagagagagagagagagagagaagcagagagagagagacacacagagagagagagagagacagagagacagagggacagagagacagagggacagagagagacaaagcgagagtgtgtgtattcctaaagcATTTTAGACAAAAGACTCCACTTGCCTCTTGGTACTAAGAATCTAGCAGCAAATCCTTCTTGGCAATGATTGTCATAGAGTGGAGACTAAGCACAGGGGCTTCTCTTCTGCGTATTTTCTCCACCTATACAGTGTTCAGGAAAATGATGGTCCACACTTTTGTCAGCATTCAGCCTGCAGCAATGTGTCCCTGAAAGAGAGAGCCAAGTTCAGGGAGCTGCACTCAAACAGCTGAGAGTGAACTATTCTATCTTCTTCAGGTCAGAGAGAAGAAATTAAGACTCACCTGGGAAAGTTGATGTCTCTGTGTGGCAAATGCTGGATACGATCTCAGTGGTCAGATAGACAGCCGGTCTCCATGTAGCCACCAACACAGGATGACGTATGACAAGGCCTTATTCCCTTGAGGTCAAAACAATGTCAAGGAAGGTCTCCATGACACTTCCTAATGAGGGAGATGACATGACATCAGCCCTAAAGAACATTTATTCCCATCACAAATTTCCAGAAACTTTCAATTGTGTTTGAACTGCAAAGGGACTTCCTGAAGAACTAGTCTGGTATTTGATTTCCTGTGGTGGTAGGATACGAAGGGCGTCCAGGAATCTGGAGCAGAGGGATGAATTATGATGATTTAagtgattgtaaaactaaaagcTATGTATTAgtttttgaattttctttgacCAAATGTCTCCAAATAATATTGCATATACAAACAGAAAATGACCAGGCCACATGTATGCATAGAactgtaagacaaaaaaaaaaaaatgttttttgcgggggggggggtggggagtcaaACACCACTGATAGGAATATCTTAATAGTGACAAACATGGATTATTTAATGGCCCAttccctagatttttttttaaaaacaaggggaATGTATTAATCTAATTTAGGAACAGAGAAAGTTAAGTATgaagtatgaaataaaaatcccACAGAGCTTACTTAGCATACCCACTACTGTAACATGTTAACTGTAAATCTCGCATACCAAGGCTCTTCTTattgtcttccagaggacct contains:
- the LOC127203071 gene encoding vomeronasal type-1 receptor 4-like, whose translation is MASGNLALGIFFLSQTVLGLLGNSALLCCFIIADLTGIRAKPTDLIVKHLTWANITVLLVKGIPQTIAAFGQTYFLGDVSCKLVFYFHRVARGVSLGSTCLLSVIQAITISPSNSIWAQVKVRAPRIIGPSLGLCWALYLLVNSFIVMTVTDMRDKGNLTEFRQFVYCLVVKLSKQSYIVHLVLLTFSDVICLGLMMWASSSMVLILLRHKQRVQHIRRFTSSGASPETKATQSILTLVSSFVVLYGTSVILILYFPFQDGTDAWLGNAGVAMSACFPALSPFLLIRYYTRDFTLYVTSK